A genomic segment from Glycine max cultivar Williams 82 chromosome 1, Glycine_max_v4.0, whole genome shotgun sequence encodes:
- the LOC100801080 gene encoding protein SPEAR3 has protein sequence MDSSYFGEPNMGNERVSGSSSSSSSRKGKKNNQDKSKQPQRGLGVAQLEKIRLHGQMACGGYHPPLHSPYPSNFNNEDPRVQTPYSSVPSSSSSSFSYSSTSYSPSYGFQPNIVMSLPEYERTSIRYGDSQPTNTARWEHSTAQTRPLLNLYDSQHIDTKKHRSGSRGESSQNSESSDTQEPDLELRLSL, from the exons ATGGATAGTAGTTATTTTGGAGAACCAAACATGGGAAATGAAAGAGTAAGTggttcttcttcatcatcttcttcaagaaaagGGAAGAAGAACAATCAAGACAAGTCAAAGCAACCCCAAAGAGGATTAGGTGTTGCTCAGTTGGAGAAAATCAGATTACATGGTCAAATGGCTTGTGGTGGCTATCATCCTCCTCTGCACTCTCCTTACCCATCTAACTTTAACAAT GAAGATCCAAGGGTGCAAACACCCTATTCATCAgtaccatcatcatcatcatcatctttttcttacTCATCTACATCATACTCACCTTCATATGGCTTCCAACCCAACATTGTG ATGTCCCTACCCGAATATGAAAGAACAAGCATTAGATATGGAGATTCACAGCCAACTAATACTGCAAG ATGGGAACATTCCACTGCTCAAACTAGACCTTTACTTAACCTATAT GACTCACAACACATAGATACCAAGAAGCATAGAAGTGGTTCCAGGGGCGAAAGCAGTCAGAACTCTGAATCAAGTGACACCCAAGAACCAGATTTGGAGTTAAGACTATCTCTTTGA